Genomic window (Agrobacterium larrymoorei):
TGGCCTGTGTGGCGGATTCGAGCATGCCTGCCCTGACGAGCAGGTCGATGCGCATAATGGCAGCGGCAGTCTTCAATCGCGGCAGATTGCGTTCGACCGCCACTTCCTCCGCTTTGTCGAGCGCGGCCGCTGCGGCATCGAAGCCGCTGACCTGCAGACGGCTGCGGGCCAGAAGCCAGAAGAGCCGCGTGAACAAATCCACCCAGCTTTCCCCGCGGATGAGCGGCTCCATGCATTCCGTGAGGCTTCGCTCCACCTGCAGCACCTCGCCCTGTTGATAAAGCGCATCGGCCATGGCCAGACGTACGATGGCAAGCAGGTTGCGGTCGGTCCAGTGCACCCGCTCCACGAGTTCCTCCGCCTCCCGGCAGAATTGAAGAGCGGCGGAAAACTCGCCTTTCAGCGTGCTGACGAGGCCAAGATGGATGAGCATGAAGACCTGGGCATACGGGGTCTTTTCCTCCCGATAATAGCCGAGCGCCCTCAGCGCGACGCGTCGTGCCTCCTCCAGATCGCCAGTGCGTGTGTAGATGATGCAAAGGTGATTGAAGAGCCAGGCCAGTTCCCAGGTGGCGTGTGGCGGTAAGGCGGCTGCGGTGTGCTCCAGCCGTACCGCCTGCTCGCGCGTCATGCGGCGATCTTCATAGACGTCGATCAGGCTGTCGATATGGTCGAGAACGCCGCGATCGACGGCGGCAAGCGCGGCTGGCGACCATTCGCCGTTTGTCTTCAGCGTATCCAGCCGTTCGCGTCCCGCAGTGGCATTTCCGCGTTTTGACAGCACCACGGCATAGCAGACCATCAATCCTGGCGAGGCATGCAGGACATCGGGTGGGAAATTGTCGATCAAATGCTCCAGCACCTGATGGCCCGCCCGAAGGAAGATGTCGACGCCTCCCGCCTTGCCGATGATTTCCTCGGCCATGCGGAAATCGCCGCTGTGTGCCGCATGAGAGACTGCGCGTTCCAGATGGGCACGGGTGGCAAACCACAGCGCTGCTTGCCGATGCAGCCCTTTCTTTTCCGCATCGGAAACGAAGACAGCATCCCTTTCGAGCGAGGTGCGCAGGACCGGATGCAGTGACAGCCAGCCATTCTGCCCGTTCTCGATGACCGGATGCATGCTCTCGATCATCGTCAGGTCCTCTTCCGAAAGCTTGTTGAAGCCGAGGTCGGAGGCAAGGTCGAGACGGAACTCCTGAAAGGGCGTGACGCCGCGCAACATTGTCAGGAGAGCGGGAGAGAGCCGGTTGACGACGGTTTCGCGCGCATAGTCTGTCAGGTCCGGATGTGTTCCGGCAAGAAGCACGCGCCGCTCCTCCTCGCTCGGCTCGTTGGCGAGGATGCCGGAAGCGAGCTGGGTCAGCGCCGGCCACCCGCGCGTGATCTCCATCAGAGGGTCGACAAGCGCCGTCATGGCATTGCCTGCCAGCAGCCTTCTTACCTCAGAGCGCCCGAATTCAAGATCCTTCGCCGTCAGTTCGGCCAGCACGCCGCGGGCTTTCAGCCGCGCCAGAGGCAGTCGCGCCGGGGAGCAGGAGGAGACCGCGATCCTGAGCCGGTCGGGTGCCGAGAGGATCAGTTCTTCCAGAAGGCCATTCCGGCCAACCGTTTCGCTGTCACCGGTTTCGATCTCGTCGATA
Coding sequences:
- a CDS encoding LuxR C-terminal-related transcriptional regulator, whose product is MPSRVLREKSLHTVRTFSAAGLRFGPPRMLFSGIERPYLLSKLASGLARQIVVLRAPPGFGKTALMKAAYERLMDGRLTLPGMSDTALSHCSWLTASGIASPQRFLGELLKSLGLAALVDKQDALTQAIEAIARRDGETVLFIDNIDEIETGDSETVGRNGLLEELILSAPDRLRIAVSSCSPARLPLARLKARGVLAELTAKDLEFGRSEVRRLLAGNAMTALVDPLMEITRGWPALTQLASGILANEPSEEERRVLLAGTHPDLTDYARETVVNRLSPALLTMLRGVTPFQEFRLDLASDLGFNKLSEEDLTMIESMHPVIENGQNGWLSLHPVLRTSLERDAVFVSDAEKKGLHRQAALWFATRAHLERAVSHAAHSGDFRMAEEIIGKAGGVDIFLRAGHQVLEHLIDNFPPDVLHASPGLMVCYAVVLSKRGNATAGRERLDTLKTNGEWSPAALAAVDRGVLDHIDSLIDVYEDRRMTREQAVRLEHTAAALPPHATWELAWLFNHLCIIYTRTGDLEEARRVALRALGYYREEKTPYAQVFMLIHLGLVSTLKGEFSAALQFCREAEELVERVHWTDRNLLAIVRLAMADALYQQGEVLQVERSLTECMEPLIRGESWVDLFTRLFWLLARSRLQVSGFDAAAAALDKAEEVAVERNLPRLKTAAAIMRIDLLVRAGMLESATQAIERAKSLRDVSVPDNWTWREAYDFDIAAARLALAQGQAPEALRLLEALIVSARASGHAYHRMLAEIMAVQAAWKAGRQQQAFAYLQSTIALARTHEATQLFTDEGQELAATLRAIVRRFGLKVFSPDAVLFMSRIVGHGLGRQQRTTRLKKTDEESASPTPGLMSAREVTVLKLLSDGRSNKEIARELHISETTVKFHLKNIFAKLGVSRRGMAVSVSAHLKLTESN